The Thermodesulfobacteriota bacterium genome segment GCGCGGAAGGAGCTGTCGGACATCATGGGGATCTCCGCCGAGCCGGTCCTGGCCCGCAGCTTCTTCCACGACCGGGGGATCCCGCAGTACCTCGTCGGGCACGGGGCGATCCTGGAGCGGATCGACGCCCGGCTGGCGGCGCTGCCCGGGCTGCACCTGAACAGCAACGCCTATCGCGGCATCGCGCTGAACGACTGCGTCCTGCAGTCGCGCCTGGCCGGGGAGCGGATCGCGCAGGCGCTCTGATCCGCGCCCGCTCCGCGGGCGCCGGACGGGTTATTTCCCCCCGTACGCCCTCGCGTCGATGAACGGCAGCGCGCCCCCGGTCACGTTGGGCATCACGCCGTTCCACTTCCGGATCGCCTCCTGCATCGCCTCGATGCGCCGCAGCTCCACCAGGTCCGGGGTGATGTTCTGCCGCTGCAGCCGCAGCGCCTCCGCCTCCGCCTGCGCCGCGGCGATCTTCTGCTGCGCTTCGATCTTGATCCGGTCGAGGTCGCGCTGCGCCTTCAGCGCCATCTGCTCCGCGGTCTGCTTGTTCTCGATGGCCTGGGTGAACTGGGCGCTGAACTTGAAGTTCACGATGGAGACGTCGACGACGGCGATGTTGTAGTCCAGCAGGCGGCTTTTCAGCACCTCCTTGATCTCCGAGCGGACCTTCTCGCGGTTCGTGATCAGCTCGACGGCCGTGAACTTCGCCGTGACCGCCTTGACCACCTCCTGCGTCACCGGGTCGATCACCCGCTCCCTGTAGGCCGTACCGATGTTCTGGAAGACCCATCCCGCCTTGTCGGGAATGATGTTGAAGTTCACTGCGATCGTGGAG includes the following:
- a CDS encoding prohibitin family protein, producing STIAVNFNIIPDKAGWVFQNIGTAYRERVIDPVTQEVVKAVTAKFTAVELITNREKVRSEIKEVLKSRLLDYNIAVVDVSIVNFKFSAQFTQAIENKQTAEQMALKAQRDLDRIKIEAQQKIAAAQAEAEALRLQRQNITPDLVELRRIEAMQEAIRKWNGVMPNVTGGALPFIDARAYGGK